DNA sequence from the Leptospiraceae bacterium genome:
CATTAGTATGGAGAGGCCTGAGTCTTCCAAAACTAAAGTACTGGGTAATATTCAAGCTTGGAAAAACAAGCTGGAACGCTATCCAGACCCCGATTGTCATGGAGGCCACACCCCAAATAAGTGCAGAAATGATAAAAGCCTTAACAATAAAATTGTTATACTTTTCTGTGACCTCTGGCACAATCTCTACAGAAGCCGCTTGCCCCGTTTTTTCATTAGATGATGTGCTCATTCAAATTACCTTTCCTATTGGAATTTACTTTCAACATTTTTACAGAGACTAAAAAATGCAAAAGAATTCTATAGAAAGGTTCGTAAAAATAGCTGTGATTTTTCTCAGTTTGTGGATTTATATAAAAGCAGGGGAAAAAGTCCCTGCTAATAAATTAGGAATAAGGGAGTGTTCTATACTTAATATCGTAATTCGTGTTTATAGATTTCGGACATGGCAAAAATAGCGTTATAGTCCTGTATGACAATTTTATTCTTTTCGAGAGAAATCCAGTTTCGTACTTTAAAATCGGAAAGAGCCCGGATAACTGACTCTGTGGTAGTACCAATCATGCTGGCCATGACTTCGCGTGTGATTTTTAGTTCGATTTCGGGTGAGATTTCACTGGAATTATAAAAGGCAATTAAAAGTTCGGCAAGTTTGCTGTGAATCTGCTTGGTTCCGAGAGAATACGCCTGATTTTCGGAATCCCTCCAGTTTTTTGCCATGTCTTTAAGTATTTCGTGCTGGAAGTCGCTGTCTCTCTGGATAAATTCTTCAACTTTGGACTTAGAAACAAAACAGGCATAGACGTCTTCGAGACAGACCGCTGAATGATTGTAAATGTCACCGATGATAGTATCCCTATAACCTACCCAGTCACCGGGATAACAGATATTAAAAGATTGTTCTTTCCCGAGGCTTGAAACTATAAAGGTTCTGATAGAACCCTGGTTGATACAGAAGAAACCCTTAACATCATCTCCTCTCTGGAAAACCGATTCACCTTTTTTAAAGAAAACAGCTTGCTTATGACAACTCAATTCATTTAAAAAATTGGAGTGTAAATGATTAAAATTGGTCTTGTTGCGAACTCCGCATTCGTTACAGTCAGAAAACTTATTCATGGCAGACTCCCTTTGTAACTTTTTTTAGCTTGCTTTTAATTACAATAAAAAAAGGTGACTAATATCATATTTTGATAGTTTTTATTGTCAAGCAGAGAAAAGATACATTTCCTTCAGTTTAATATACGAATAGAAATGCGATTTTCTTACAGAAAGTTTCATTTTTTTTATGATGAAAGTAGTAGAAGCTCTGATACCACCTATAAAAAGAGCTGGTAAAAAAAGAATGTTTGAATTACTCTATATGAAATTACAATAAGGAATCCTTCTGTATGAAGGAGTGGTTTATACATGAAAAAAAGCTTAAAATTTATCTCTACCCTTTTTCTTTTATTTCTTTTTGCTCTGAATGTTTCTGCAAAGGAATATAAGGATGATAAGGCCAGGATAAAATTATCCGTTCCGAATAATTGGAAAGTATCCGGTGATGAGGATAACCTCGAAATTTATTCTCCGGATGAATCTATTTTCATCATGTTTCATGTTTCGAAGAAGGGGAATATAGATGCAACTCGTTCCGAGGTGAATACTATATTGAACAAAGTTTTAAAGAACAAAAAAACTACAAAGTCTTCCAAGGTTACTGTGAATGGTATGAAAGCTATTGAAGAAGAAGGTACCGGTGTGACAGAAGGAACTCCTGTAGAATGGAGTGTTGCTATTTTGCAGGCAAAACGTCCTGTTATGGTAATTTCTCTACTCGGACCCGGTTGGAAAAAGTGGGAATCGGCACTTAACGGTATTGCCAATAGCTTAAAAAGATATTAATCAGCATAAGAGCCTGTCTGAAAATGAAGCTACAGGCTCTTGCAGCTTGCTTTTCATTAATAGATAAACCTGTTTTAAGACACGCTGTAAGTTTTTTCCGGAGGTAAAGCTTACTGACTACCGGTGCTGAGTGAAGTTGAAGTATAAATCGGGAGTAAAGGGAATTTGAGTGGATACCTCCGTACATAAAAAAGGTGAAGCTTTTTGGCTTCACCTTTTTTTTATCGCTTAAGCGAATCTTATCTCCAACCATCGTTGGTGAGTTCGCTGTGGTTTTCATAAAGACCGGCAGAACCCACAGAAGGAGCTCTTGTATGTCCGGTAAATTGTTTGTAGGTTTTATTAGAACCAAAAGGCCATACACCTTCGTATTGAGTCAGAGAACTCTGGCATACACTTAAACCACCGGCAGTATTGTATCCACAGGAAGAGTGGTAAGCTACTGCATAGTCGTCTTCTCCCGGAAGGATAGCGGAAGCACCTGCCATTCCTTTATAACCCGGAACATGAGAAACGGTTACACCGGCAGTATCATTATGGTCAAAGGAAGAGCGAGCTGTATTTACAATCAAAGCTTTATCCATTGCATTACCGGCATAGCCAAAAGTTATACCATTTAGTGCACTGGCGAGTTCTGAACCACCGGACGCAGCAGCAAGAGCGGTAACTCCGGAAATTTTGTAACCTTTGCTCGCAGCACTACCACCTAATTTATCTAACCAGTATTCGGTTGCGTAGCAGCCGGCACTGTGACAGATGATTTTACAGGTGTCGGTTCCTTTACATCTTTGATTCATTACGGTTGTAAGGTTGGTCTGGGCTCTGGCAGTTCCATAGGTGCGGGGGTCTGTGGTTCCGTCATAACCTACGAAATACTTAGTTCCGCTCACTGTATTGGCAGAGGTACCCCAGTAACTATTTACATCTGTTGTACCGGTTCCGTTATGGTTTTTGTCTGATTTTCCATGTACGAAGACATAAATGGTTCCGGCAGAGAGTGAACCTGCAAAAAATAATCCAAAAGCAAGAAGGCTTAGAAGTTTCAATTTGAGAGTTTTCATTTTCTTTTCTCCGATTTAAATTTTTTAAATTTTTCTACAGGTTCTAAACTTCCCTGTTGATGATTTTAGCTTAGCATATCTTAAATTAGTATTCAATAAATTAGGGATGATTGGTAAAGCCTCTGGGACGAAAGGAAAAAAAAGTTACGGGATTTTTTTCTGCCACTATAGGTGCGTCCTTCCCTTAACCCACAACTTATAAGGAAAGAGGGAGGTGTTTACTACTCTGGCCCGATTTTAACAATAAAAATCAGGCTTGCTTTTTTGTAGATATATGTTTATTGTGTCATTATAGTATAATGGCACATAACCCTGAAAAGTATCTGGAAATAGCAGCACTCTTGCTTCAATCCGAAGATTTTATAAGTTCCGGAGCTCTATCTGAGGCATATTCTCAGTTATTTCCGG
Encoded proteins:
- a CDS encoding Crp/Fnr family transcriptional regulator: MNKFSDCNECGVRNKTNFNHLHSNFLNELSCHKQAVFFKKGESVFQRGDDVKGFFCINQGSIRTFIVSSLGKEQSFNICYPGDWVGYRDTIIGDIYNHSAVCLEDVYACFVSKSKVEEFIQRDSDFQHEILKDMAKNWRDSENQAYSLGTKQIHSKLAELLIAFYNSSEISPEIELKITREVMASMIGTTTESVIRALSDFKVRNWISLEKNKIVIQDYNAIFAMSEIYKHELRY